The nucleotide window AACTAAATGCTTAAAGGTGCAGTGTgtatatcttaaaaaaaataaaactcgggggggggggggagagatgtTTTCATGCAGCCAGGTCTCTGTTATCACCACAATAATCTGTGCGATGGTTGGTAACCACAactatgcaaatgaggagcggtcAGCTCAACGCCCTGCTTCTTGAAGTCACTGCAACGCTACCAGAATGCTTTGCCCGGCTGCTcacatagacaatgaatgggaagcgtggaAGTGACGCTTGCCAGTGGACACGTACCGGTAGCCTAGCCCGGCTTGCTTGGCTCAGATCTGCTTCCCTCGCATTGCTGCTTGTGCGTCCtctcaaaaaaatctaaactttAGGCCTTGAAAGtcttacatacagtattgtgttctaggtcttaaatcattttaaacggGTCATAATTTTACTACGCTCATGCAACGCTAGTTCTAATGCTCTTTTTTCTTAATTCCGTggtgttttttctttcactaGTCCAAATAttttgctgtattacgactacaaatgagaccaacatgcaacttgtattgcagccaatcagctttcgtgttattggcgcgagtctcttctggattgtaccacagagataaaacagattttattcttcagctatggggaagtTCAAGTTTAAcgatacttggcttgaaaaaacaGAATTCAGGGCatagttgatgttgtgataaaggtcttaaatatTGTTCATAATAGACttaaaggttttaaaaagtcttacatttgagTTGGTGAaactctgtttctgtttctgcatGCTTCACTGAGCGAGTAATCTCGCCAGGATGGAGCTAGATTCTCCTGGGACTCATACATCTTTTAAACACAGAATCTCAGTTTTGAGGACATTGCAAGGTTTATTGTGTGCCAAActagtaaaaaataaatcatgcaGTTCTTGCACAAGGTCAAATGCTGcccctatttatttttttggagcATGTGGCAAGGAACTACACATTGCTAAAATATTCTAAAATGATATAACGTACAACAGACtgattcagtaaaaaaaaaaatcttttcatattacatattatagtTGGAATTAAACTATCTGGACTTCAAACATTGCCCAATTACAAAATTGCAGTCAGCATTACACACCACAACATGAAGTCTATAAATGATTGAATGGGTTACCTTAAAATCAAATAGAGGGGATGTGGGGGTGGGATTGTGGGCGTGGGATTCTCTATCAGACTATTAAACAGATGCTGACTCATGATCATCTCATTCAGTCATGGGTCGTTCTGGGATTCAGATGTGGACATGGAAACTGTGTGTCTTCTTGAGCTGGATGTGCGTGGGCCAAGTGGTGGCAGGACCGTAAGTTACCTCTacagttaaaaaataataatagcctGTGGTTGAATGAATTGATCATGGTTAAGGATTTTATGCTGCATAATCTTCTGGGTTGGGGTTATTTCCATGTCAGATCCAGTgagatatgtactgtatgtttgtctgtgGCTGTAGGCAGTACATGGTAGCCATTCCTGCAATTCTTGAATCTGGAGCTGAGACCAAATTCTGTGCGAGTCTCCTGCAGCCCAGCGAGACTCTGGAAATGAGCGTCACTCTGATGTCCCAAGAGGCAAATACAACCCTTCTGAAGAAGACGTCCAGTAAAGAATTTCATACCTGCACTGAATTTAAGGTCAGCAGCTTTCCTGATTTTATTCATGTACATATTTCAATAAAATGTGTTGAAGAAATTGAGTTGGAAAACATTGATTGGATTTGATAACGCATACAAAACCACACATAGATTTGTAACAAAAAGCACACAATaggaataaataaattgtgtaaATTGACAACTGCTGTTGTAATACATTCGTGATTTTAGACAAGTTATATATTCATAAATAATTTTCTTAATGGGATGTAATGGCTCTCTTGGTGTCTATAAAATCTCTTTCTGTCACAGGTTCCTTTAGTGCAGGATGAAGTGGTGCAGAACTTTGAGGTGGAGGTACGAGGCGACACATTCTACTCTAAAGAAGTCCGAAAAGTTAAGATCAAAGTCTATCGACCAATGACATTCATCCAAACAGATAAACCAATCTACCTCCCAGGACAAACGGGTAATTTTGAGCTGATGGGTTTATACTTGATTTATGTTGGTTACTTTATATTTgcttttttaatctatttttgctTGGTTACCTATGTCGATTATTTGACTTTTGTATTTACTGATAATGAGTAGTGAGATTCCTTCCATAAGCCtcctaagtttttttttttcctcacgtGCACAACTTGCTTCTTTTCTTATGTTGTCCTGTTTATTCCGCTTTTTGTTATTGtgcaaataaatcaaatcaaagctcTATGACGTAGTACACAATATGGTACCATATATAGACAtatgagaaataaataaattgcagtGCAGGGTGAACAGAGTAAGAAATTAGATGATGatatgataatgatgatgataataataataataacaaataattaaaaagaaatgtattgccACAATAtcattatattgtatattgacATTcccaggatttaaaaaaaaaaagccccacAATGATAGAAATCTGTCAGCTCTGACTAACTATTAGCTCTAACAGGTAGTGAGAAACTGATTGTGCCCCAAAATATCAACAGtaattttaaagcaacactatgtaacttttagctgcagctgtagttccaatgagacaacctgtaagGGGAACTTGGGATATTGGGACATTTTCCactgattattatttattaatgtatgcGGTTCTATGTCAGACAACAAGAGGGAATGCCAATAGTAAACTATACATTTTTCTcaccttttcttctttctttcaaaTCTGATGTACTTTCTCAGTTAACAGAAGACCAATCACTGGCCTGTTAGGATGTTTAACACTGCTGTAGAAGAGCTGTAAAGTCTTGATGTAATCTCTCTGCATGTCTCTCAGTGCATTTCAGAGTCATCACACTGGATACCAAGTTAAGACCTGTCAATCAGCTGGTGAGTGTTTGAACAGTCTTTGCTTTCTTTAGGTCTCTTTCATAAACAGTATCAGTGATACGGTTTGAAAATGGTGCAGGTTTTAGTTTTGATTGAACCAGAATATGAGGTTGAATTTGAAGGTTGCTGACCCAGTAATAAATCCATTCCAACACCTGTTTCTCATTttgcaacattttgtcacacatTATCCCATTTAATTGGAAATAACAGTGGAATCTATACCAAAGATTACAATAGAAAAATTACATACTCTTGATGACAAgcctttttgaaatgtttttttttcatgttttgtgtgtCACACGTTCATATATTTAAAATCATAAACATAAGAGCTGAAGTCTGAGTTTATCATCTTTAACTCACTGTGTGATGAGTGCAATACAAAGCAGCTTGTCCTAAcaaatctttctttctttctttacagtATGATACAATTGAAATTGAGGTAAGACTAATAtccacacttacacacactacTGGGTATAATAAACTGaaagtttaaatttttttaaaagtttgatTCAATACAAATACGTGGACCAAAATATAAGATGTATTTGTCAAACTACATAAAACTTGATTTAGAAAGGATAgaagacaaatgtgtgtgtgtgtgtgtgtgtgtgtgtgtatatatactttttGAAGCAACTTCTTTATGTACATTTGCACATTATACACTAATCAGACCAATATCTGTAACTGGCCACTGATATTAGCCTGCCAGTACATTCATCAGGATCTAATTGAGAGTAGTTTCAAATAATATGTTGTTAAGGTGTATGCTTCAAGTTTTCATGATGTTTTTTCCCACAGAGTCAAGAAGTCAAATTTGTTTACACCAAACCATGGCCCAGTTTTTTCTGCCATCTTGTGGAAGGAGAAGAAACATGCTCTTCCTGTATTCATGAGTTTCCTATTGTCACATGTTCTTGTTTACTTCACTTAACAGGATTCTAACAGCAACAGGATTGGACAGTGGCTGAATGAAACCTCCAATAGTAAGATATTGCAGCTTTCTTACGCCTTGAACTCTGAGGCCCGTGAAGGAGCCTACCAAGTTACTGTGTCGATTGGGTTagataaaatacaacacagcttCAAGGTGGAAAAATACGGTAAGTTCGTTTTTTTTACCATCCATTTCAATCCATGTGTAATGAAGCAAAAGTTCTAATAATCATAATTTGTCCCCAGTTTTGCCTAAATTTGACGTAAAATTAAATGCATTTGATGAAGTAAGTACTAATCAGGAAGAAATCAAGGCTGAAGTATGTGCAACGTAAGTAAAAGCTATTTGGCTCATTACTCTTAAATAATCTAAAATAGGTCCAGTTTAGGGAATGGTTTCTTTTCAataacaatgctttttttatGTCCAACTAATTAGGTATACATACGGACAGCCTGTGCCAGGCAGTGTTGACTTTAAGGTGTGCCGACCTTTAGATGCCTATGTTCATATACCCCTTGTATCCACCCCTGAACATCCAGAGGGAATCCCTGAAATCTCGATGCCTTGCTACGAGGAGACAAAGCAGGTACAGTAGCTATGGTGACAGTCTCATGAAGCAAGGTGCATAGACCTTACATATCCTCCTACAGAATGTACACTGTGCACATTTAAGACTACATATTGTCATCTGTCTTGTCAGTCTAATGTACAAATTGAGGAGtgtaagtacatttttataCAATGGAGATAGTAGTTAGATATAAAGATTTTACAGTTAAGTTTTTAAGAAGTAATGGTGATGACGTGTGGAAAGTTTGAAATGTCCTtcactttttcattttattttaacttattttattgtgtttctaGATGGATAAGAAAGGCTGTGCCACTTTTATCTTCACAATGTCAACTTTCACGAAAATTGCGCAAAAGGCGCTGCAAGATGTACTGCAACTCAGTGCAAATATGGAAGAGGAGGGGACAGGCAAGTCATAACATATATTGTACTTATAGTTTTAAAAGAGTTAGTAGGACTATAATAACATTACTATGCCATGTATTGAAACAATATGGCGTACACATTGTTGTAACATGAAGACTTCTTGTACAGGTATTTCACGCTCACAAGAGAAGACTACGGTGATTTCATATGTTGTTGGAAAGCTGTCTTTCACTGACACTCCCAAGATTTATAACAAAGGATCAAATGTGGAAGGAAAAGTAAGTGCATTTGGTCTTCACTTCTTCAATGTGATTCTATACACAGCAACTGAAGCAGTGTGCATTCTTGGTGATACAATGTTGTGCTTCCAACAGGTTAAAGCAGTTTATTACAATAATACACCCATTCCTGACATGCCGGTGTTCCTGTTTGAGGGTGAAAGGTGGTCATCGCGTTGGTTACAGAACCTCACAACCGACAGTGACGGTGTCGCCACTTTCTCATTAAGCACAGCTGACTTTGAAGGGGACATCCACTTACAAGTAAGAAGTAGAAACTACAATCTGTAATCCAACATTTGCTAGCCACATTATTATCTTCATGAAAGTTTTATAAACAGTCCAAAATCTAAAACCTAAAATGGTTTCTCAATATGCTGCAACTGACCAATGTGCCATAGGAACTGTCTACTATGTCTATAGCTAAACATTTGTGTTGGCTGAAAAAACTAAAGCTTTCGtctccttatatatatatacagtggtgtgaaaaagtgtttgcccccttcctcatttcctgttcctttgcatgtttgtcacacttaagtgtttcggaacatcaaaccaatttaaacaatagtcaaggacaacacaagtaaacacaaaatgcaatttgtaaatgaaggtgttaattattaaaggtgaaaaaaaaatccaaaccatcatggccctgtgtgaaaaagtgattgccccctaaacctaataactggttgggccacccttagcagcaacaactgcaaccaagcgtttgcgataacgtgcaatgaggcttttacagcgtcctggaggaattttggcccactcatctttgcagaattgtcctaattcagttacattagagggttttcgagcatgaacggcctttttaaggtcataccacaacatctcaataggattcaggtcaggactttggctaggccactccaaagtcttcatttagtttttcttcagccattcggtggtggacttgctggtgtgtttaggatcattgtcctgctgcagaacccaagttcgtttcagcttgagtacacgaacagatggtcggacattctccttcaggatctcttggtagacagcagaattcatagttccttttatcacggcaagtcttccaggtcctgaagcagcaaaacaaccccagaccatcacactaccaccaccatattttacagttggtataatgttcttttatgaaatgcagtgttccttctcgccagatatacttggacacacaccttccaaagagttccacttttgtctcatcggtccacagaatgttgtcccaaaagtcttggggatcatcaagatgtgttctggagaaattgagacaagctttgatgttctttttgctcagcagtggttttctccttggaactctgccatgcaggccatttttgcccagtcttttcctgatggtggaggcatgagcgctgaccttaactgaggcaagtgaggcctgcagttctttggacgttgttgtggggtctttgtgacctcttggatgagtcgtcgctgcgctcttggggtaattttgg belongs to Sander vitreus isolate 19-12246 unplaced genomic scaffold, sanVit1 ctg556_0, whole genome shotgun sequence and includes:
- the LOC144514370 gene encoding alpha-2-macroglobulin, which gives rise to MGRSGIQMWTWKLCVFLSWMCVGQVVAGPQYMVAIPAILESGAETKFCASLLQPSETLEMSVTLMSQEANTTLLKKTSSKEFHTCTEFKVPLVQDEVVQNFEVEVRGDTFYSKEVRKVKIKVYRPMTFIQTDKPIYLPGQTVHFRVITLDTKLRPVNQLYDTIEIEDSNSNRIGQWLNETSNSKILQLSYALNSEAREGAYQVTVSIGLDKIQHSFKVEKYVLPKFDVKLNAFDEVSTNQEEIKAEVCATYTYGQPVPGSVDFKVCRPLDAYVHIPLVSTPEHPEGIPEISMPCYEETKQMDKKGCATFIFTMSTFTKIAQKALQDVLQLSANMEEEGTGISRSQEKTTVISYVVGKLSFTDTPKIYNKGSNVEGKVKAVYYNNTPIPDMPVFLFEGERWSSRWLQNLTTDSDGVATFSLSTADFEGDIHLQ